A single window of Tamandua tetradactyla isolate mTamTet1 chromosome 25, mTamTet1.pri, whole genome shotgun sequence DNA harbors:
- the HEBP2 gene encoding heme-binding protein 2, whose product MAEVAEPEPGAVPETPAWQAPEPAGAQPQSYEIRRYAAAKWVSTAVESLDWDSAVQAGLAKLSGYIQGRNEKEMTMPMTAPVTSFVEPGPGPFSQSRVTVSLYVPSEQQPAPPQPSEPGVFIEDRAEMTVFVRSFDGFSSAQKNQEQLLTLASILREDGKVFDEKVYYTAGYDSPFKLLNRNNEVWLIQKNESSKENE is encoded by the exons ATGGCCGAGGTGGCCGAGCCCGAGCCCGGGGCGGTCCCGGAGACGCCGGCCTGGCAGGCCCCGGAGCCTGCGGGCGCCCAG ccgCAAAGTTACGAGATCCGCCGCTACGCAGCCGCCAAGTGGGTGAGCACCGCCGTGGAGTCGCTGGACTGGGACTCGGCCGTGCAAGCCGGCCTCGCCAAGCTCAGCGGCTACATCCAGGGCAGAAACGAGAAAG AGATGACAATGCCGATGACAGCGCCAGTGACGAGCTTCGTGGAGCCCGGCCCAGGCCCCTTTAGCCAGTCCAGGGTCACCGTCTCCCTGTACGTCCCCTCAGAGCAGCAGCCCGCCCCGCCCCAGCCTTCAGAGCCCGGCGTCTTCATTGAGGACAGAGCCGAAATGACCGTGTTTGTCAG GTCTTTCGATGGATTCTCTAGTGCCCAAAAGAATCAAGAACAACTCCTGACATTAGCAAGCATTTTGAGGGAAGATGGCAAAGTTTTCGATGAAAAGGTTTACTACACTGCAGGCTACGACAGTCCCTTCAAATTACTTAATAGAAACAACGAAGTGTGGTTGATTCAGAAAAATGAATCctccaaagaaaatgaatga